One window from the genome of Diabrotica virgifera virgifera chromosome 6, PGI_DIABVI_V3a encodes:
- the LOC126886049 gene encoding zinc finger MYM-type protein 1-like: MSFCLRSVNASLEVEKYFIGVHETESTTADVLYNMIRDVLLRCRLEIGNCRGQIETFNTILQGQALDFNKATKQVETVKTYLLSIRNEGRYDELWNNVTTESEQLDLNEPILPKRRKVSRKVDDMRQTEHNFDDVKQFHRQMYYEIIDMTVTSLTTRFEGDTLKHLRKVEAFALDKAENANYVTSFYKEDFYGDRLALHRNMFLDITSQRNVELESIQDIVTYLRSHSELYDILPEYLKFIKLLLGIPVSSCTAERSFSSLRRLKSFLRSIMSQKRLNDVRILNVHGNMVENLDLEQLCNEFIKRSSVRMNSFSLFDPREK; the protein is encoded by the exons TTTCATCGGTGTGCACGAGACTGAATCCACAACTGCAGATGTTCTCTATAACATGATTAGAGATGTTTTATTACGTTGTCGATTGGAGATTGGCAATTGTCGCGGACA AATAGAGACATTCAACACGATCCTGCAAGGACAAGCACTTGATTTTAATAAAGCAACCAAACAAGTAGAAACTGTGAAAACGTATTTGCTGTCGATTCGCAATGAAGGCAGGTATGATGAATTGTGGAACAATGTTACAACAGAGTCTGAGCAATTGGATTTGAACGAACCAATATTGCCCAAAAGAAGAAAGGTCTCAAGGAAAGTAGATGACATGAGACAAACCGAACACAATTTTGACGATGTTAAACAATTTCACCGCCAGATGTACTATGAAATTATTGACATGACAGTGACTAGCTTGACGACAAGATTTGAGGGGGATACATTGAAGCATCTCAGAAAAGTTGAGGCATTTGCGCTGGACAAAGCGGAAAATGCAAATTATGTGACATCCTTTTATAAAGAAGACTTCTATGGCGATAGATTGGCTCTTCATAGAAACATGTTCTTGGATATTACATCACAGCGAAATGTCGAACTTGAATCTATACAGGATATAGTGACATATCTGAGGAGTCATAGCGAACTTTATGATATTTTACCTGAATATTTAAAATTCATAAAGTTGTTGCTGGGAATACCAGTCTCATCATGTACGGCCGAAAGATCTTTCTCGTCATTGAGAAGATTGAAATCATTTTTAAGATCAATAATGAGTCAGAAGAGATTAAACGATGTAAGGATACTGAATGTTCATGGCAACATGGTGGAAAATCTCGATTTGGAACAACTCTGCAATGAGTTCATCAAACGGTCCTCTGTTAGGA